One window of the Candidatus Binatia bacterium genome contains the following:
- a CDS encoding type II toxin-antitoxin system PemK/MazF family toxin yields the protein MVAPTAGAVVLVRFPFSDLSQTKLRPAVVLAGAGRGDWILCQVTSNSYGDARAIKLEDVSFTTGALRVTSYARPGKLFTANRNLIVAPVAALKPVWLTQIVDAVVNLLRGS from the coding sequence GTGGTCGCACCTACAGCAGGTGCGGTAGTTCTCGTCCGCTTTCCGTTCTCGGATCTCTCGCAGACGAAGTTGCGTCCGGCTGTCGTACTTGCCGGGGCCGGTCGCGGGGATTGGATTCTGTGCCAGGTGACAAGCAACTCGTACGGTGACGCGCGCGCAATCAAGCTTGAGGACGTCAGCTTCACTACCGGGGCACTTCGTGTCACGAGCTATGCCCGACCCGGCAAACTCTTCACCGCTAATCGCAACCTGATTGTGGCGCCGGTTGCTGCATTGAAGCCGGTGTGGCTCACGCAGATCGTCGATGCGGTCGTGAACCTTCTTCGAGGTAGCTGA